The genomic DNA CGACGTGGGCCTCTTGGTGAAGCTCTTCGAGCGCGAGGTGCCCGAGATCTTCGAGGGTATCGTGCGCGTCGTCGCCGCGGCCCGTGAGCCGGGCGCCCGCAGCAAGATCGCCGTGAGCAGCCGTGACAGCGACGTCGACCCCGTGGGCGCGTGCGTCGGCATGAAGGGGTCGCGCGTGCAGGCCGTCGTGCAGGAGCTGCGCGGCGAGAAGATCGACATCGTCCCGTTCGACCGCGACCCGGCGCGCTTCGTGTGCAACGCCATCGCCCCCGCGGAGGTGGTCCGCGTGGTCATCGACGAGAACGGTCAGTCGATGGAGCTCGTGGTGCCCGACAGCAAGCTGTCGCTGGCCATCGGCCGCCGCGGCCAGAACGTCCGTCTGGCGTCGCAGCTGACCAAGTGGCGCCTCGACATCGTGAGCGAGGTGCGCTTCAAGCAGATGGAGGAGGAGGCCATCGAGGTGCTCGGGCGCGTGGGCGATCCGAACCTGGGCCGCACCCTCTACCGCTTGGGCTTCCGCACGCTGGACGAGGTGGCCGAGGCCAGCCTGGAAGAGCTGGGCGGCATCGAGGGCGTCGAGGACGCCGAGGAGCTGCGTCGGGTGGCCGAGGTCGAGGTCGAGGCCATGCGCAAGGAGCGCATGGTGGAGCTGGCCAAGGGCGACGAGATCCCGAACGACAAGCTGAAGCTGCTCTTGGTCCCCGGTGTGTCGCAGCGCATCGTGGACGCGCTGGACGCGGGGGGGTATGGCTCGCTGCAGGCCATCCTGCGTGAGAACGACGTGGACCGCTTCGCGCTCAACGCAGGCCTCGACGCGCTCTACGCGCGTGACCTCAAGCAGGCCGTGGAAGAGTTCGTGGCGGGCCCGTGGGCGACCCTCGAGGCCACCATCAAGGCCAACCGAGCGAAGTCGCGCAAGGCCGCGGCGGACCTGGCCACGGCCGCGGCGGCCGAGCGGGCCAAGGGGGCCGACGGTGAGGCGGGCGACGACGAGGACGACGAAGACGAGGAGTGAGGCGCGGCCCTCGGCGGGCACGCGACACGGATGACCCAGAGCGAAGCGAACGAGACCACCCAGACGCACCCCGAGAGGCTGTGCGTGGGCTGCCGGCAGAAAGCCGAGCGGCAGGACCTCGTGCGCTTCGCGTTGGGCCCCACGCCGCCCTACGTCGCACCTGATCCAGGGCGACGGCTCGGGGGCAAGGGGGTGTCCGTGCACCCGACGCGTGGCTGTCTGGAGCGCGCCATCACGCGGGGCGGCTTCGCCCGCGCGGCACGGCAGCCGGTGCGCCTCGACCTGGAGGCGATCGCGGGGGCGCTCGCGTCGTTCGAGGAGCGCCGCGCCAACAGCCTCCTGATGGCAGCGCAGCGCCGTCGCGTGCTCGCCCTTGGGACCGATGCGGTGCGCGAAGCGATGCGCGCGGGTGGCATCACGTTGCTGGTCGTGGCACACGACGCCGCAGGACGAAGGTTCGAGATTGAGAAAGCCGCGGAGCGACTGGGCACCGCGTGCGTGGTGTTCGGTGACAAAGCGGCGCTCGGCGCGCTGTTTCGCAAGGATGAGGTGGGTGTGCTCGCCCTCCTCGATGCGGGTGTTTCTGCTGAGTTTTCTCAGGCGGCGGCGAGAATACGGGCACTCAGAGAGGACGAAGGTTAAGTGCGAGTCTACGAAGTGGCGCGAGAGCTCGGGATCGACAACAAGGAGCTGATGCGGCGGATTGCGACGCTCGGCATCCCCGTGAGCAACCACATGAGCGTCCTCGAGCAGTTCCAGGTGGAGCAGATCAAGCGCGCCGTGGAGAAAGAGAACGCCGGGAACGTGGTGGAGGAGCGCATCCGTCCGACCGTC from Sandaracinaceae bacterium includes the following:
- the nusA gene encoding transcription termination/antitermination protein NusA, with amino-acid sequence MSQGNTSLSSVIDLVSQEKGIDRSVLVEATEQAILTAAKRTFGPDRELEARYNDETGAVDLFQYMTVVDEVDDPELEISAEDAERHGLEAEVGEELGFQIFYLASDVERAREQDRLFGHLLGISQQRQGFGRIAAQTAKQVIIQRVRDAERERVFNEYKNRIGEIVTGVVRRFERGSNIIVDFGNGVEAVLPSREQTPRESYRPGDRVEALLKGIDREARGPQIILSRTDVGLLVKLFEREVPEIFEGIVRVVAAAREPGARSKIAVSSRDSDVDPVGACVGMKGSRVQAVVQELRGEKIDIVPFDRDPARFVCNAIAPAEVVRVVIDENGQSMELVVPDSKLSLAIGRRGQNVRLASQLTKWRLDIVSEVRFKQMEEEAIEVLGRVGDPNLGRTLYRLGFRTLDEVAEASLEELGGIEGVEDAEELRRVAEVEVEAMRKERMVELAKGDEIPNDKLKLLLVPGVSQRIVDALDAGGYGSLQAILRENDVDRFALNAGLDALYARDLKQAVEEFVAGPWATLEATIKANRAKSRKAAADLATAAAAERAKGADGEAGDDEDDEDEE
- a CDS encoding DUF448 domain-containing protein, which encodes MGCRQKAERQDLVRFALGPTPPYVAPDPGRRLGGKGVSVHPTRGCLERAITRGGFARAARQPVRLDLEAIAGALASFEERRANSLLMAAQRRRVLALGTDAVREAMRAGGITLLVVAHDAAGRRFEIEKAAERLGTACVVFGDKAALGALFRKDEVGVLALLDAGVSAEFSQAAARIRALREDEG